The genomic segment AAGGACATTTCTGGATGGTTCTAAAACAAAACCTTTTCCGCTTTCCCCTGACCCTAGGACAACCTATTGAGTCCACAGTCTGACACAACAGAGTATGGAACAGAGGAAGAAGGATCAGGTGACAGTCTCTAACCATTTGCAGAACCTTGGTCAAATCAATtaccttctgggcctcagtttccttcttcatAAAATGACCTTGAAGGCCCCCTTCAGCTCTGAGAGTCTAGTTTACTTTGCAACTGGGTCAGCTGGTTTCTGGACAGCCTTGGAAAGCTGAAGCACTTCCAAGGCCTTCCCTTATGTCATTTGCAGTCTAGAAAGTCTACTTTCCAGGATCTAGTTGTGTTTCAACAGATCTAAAAGTTTGGTTGCTCTTGGATCTGCTTCAAATTTCCAGGAGATGCAAAGCATAATGTGTGTAATCCTTTAAGACCTAGACCCTCATTCTCCCAGAGCAGAGCTGGGAACAGACTGCTCACTGAGGGGACACATGAGGGAGTACATGGCTGGGATTTCACCGTTATGTGGAGGGAACATGGGGTTGGGATTCTAAACAGAAAACTTCTGGGAAATGGTGGGGGCTGCGTGATGAGAGGGGAGGCCGGGAAACTACAGACTGCTAAAGGCCGAGACCAAGCTTAGGAGTCACTGGGCTGGTGCATGGAGGACAAACTGCTGATGGTCCCaggccagggaagcccactccggGCTAGTGCACCCTTAGCTCACCGTGCACACAGCCTGCCAGTCAGTCCCCTTACCCAGCTGTTCCTGCCCCATAGCagctcctgtagttttctttggcTCAGAGAAGCAGAGGCGTCCCCTGAGCCCTGGCCCCCCTCTACCGCAGAGCAACTGGCTTCCATTACCCCTGACAGCTCCAGAGAAacagcccagcccctggccccagccTGGCTCAGTGCCGTTCCCTTTTATGGTGAAGCTGAGGGAAAgcaaggaggtggggggggggagtagGTTTTGGCTGGGCAGAGGGTTGTAGAGCCCCAGGCTGCCTCTCCCCTCACCAGAGACCCTCGGACATCTACCCAgtcatcttccttttttctcctcgGTGGCCCACTCTGCTTATAACCCACACGACCCCTCTTGCTGGTCCcagcctttcctcctttcccccctccctcacATCCGGGTGGGGGGTGATTTCCCACTTGGCTTAAGTCCCACGGTTTGGGTTTTGATTCCGGGAGGGTCCGCCCTATTTCCGACGCCCACCTCTGAgagtgggatggagggagggagtccggaaGGGAGGCACTGGTCAGATCACAGGCACGATCGTTCTATTTGGCGGATGTGGGGCAGAAAGGCTGCCGCCGAGGAGAGTTAGCCGGCCGTCCCAGCCCTGTCCCCATTCTGCACCGCCTCTTACCCCTCTCCCGGCCGCCCGGACCAGGGTGGGGACCCTGAGGGCAGGGCGCAAAGGAAGCACCTGGCCGGGCCGGGAAGCGAAGGGTGGGCAGCAGCATGTGGGCCCGCGACCGAGAGGGGGGCCGGAGTCTAGGGTCAGGCCGAGCCTCCCGCTCGGTCCCGCCGCCACACCCTCGCTCTAGTCCACTCCTCGGCTCCAAGGAAGCGGCCCCAGCGCCCCTAACCCTGTCCCGGACCACGCCAACAGCTCACAGCTGCGCCGTGCCGCGTACGAAGCGAGCGTCTGCAGCCCGCCCGCCCCCTACGGCGGCCGGCCCCTCCTCAGCCCCGCCCAAGACCCCGCCCCTTGCGAGTGCGCCGCGGGAGCAGGCGAGACGCGGGGGCTAGGGAGCCCTTACCGGCCGAGCCTGACGGCCGGAAGTGGCTGTTTTGGGACTGAGCTGGCGCAGCAAACTTCCGATCCAGGTCTCCTACCTCGAGCTAGTCCACAGATCGTGTCGGAGCCGAGCCCTGCTGATCAGGTGAGAGGCACGCAGGCGCGGTCCACGGCCCATCGGCGGTGGCTGGGCCAGTGCGGCGAGGAAGGGTCCTGGTCTGGGCGAGGAGTGCGCCGGTCCGAGGCTCAGTCCCCCCTCTTCTCCGCAGCATGATCACGGACGTGCAGCTCGCCATCTTTGCCAACATGCTGGGCGTGTCGCTCTTCCTGCTTGTCGTTCTCTATCACTACGTGGCCGTCAACAATCCCAAGAAGCAGGAATGAAAGTGGCGCTTTCTCCGCCCCAGGTAACGGTACGGGGCTGTAGCGCCCAGCCCCAGAGAGTGAGTGGCGGGGCCGCGCCAGGGCGTGAAGGGTTCGAAACTTCAAATCAGAAAGTGTTGGGCCAAGCATGATACTCGGCCCCTTTATCCGCACAGAGCAGCgagtgccctgcccccttcccccttaAACTGCTCCCTGCTAGAACGGGGTGGGTTCCCTAAACCCCCTCAGTCCCCATCTGCCTGTGGTCCCCAGATGCCCAAGTTGATAGTACGGGTACAAGAAAGTACTGACACCCGAAGGAATAAAGGTACTGAGGATGCCGTCCAAGTAAGAGGATTTAGGCTCTTCACTTAAATAGTACTCACTTTTCCAAGGTTGTTTAGGGTTTTATTTAGGCATAATTTTTTTTGTGAGGGGTTGGAAAGATAGAGAATTCTATTTCAGGGGCACAGGGCACTGATTTAGGGGTTGGCTAGTGTAGACCCAAGCCATAGAGAAGAATGGGATGGGGGGAGGTGCTGTGTGAACGTCTGGTAAACCAACCCATAAGTGTGGGCGAGAATTGTAAGGGGGGACAGGCTGGATGGGAGTTGATTCCTGAAGGATTGCCCCAGAGGAAAGCT from the Globicephala melas chromosome 12, mGloMel1.2, whole genome shotgun sequence genome contains:
- the OST4 gene encoding dolichyl-diphosphooligosaccharide--protein glycosyltransferase subunit 4, which gives rise to MITDVQLAIFANMLGVSLFLLVVLYHYVAVNNPKKQE